A window of the Tiliqua scincoides isolate rTilSci1 chromosome 5, rTilSci1.hap2, whole genome shotgun sequence genome harbors these coding sequences:
- the LOC136652935 gene encoding olfactory receptor 14A16-like: MENQTSITEFLLLGFSDLRELQILHFLVFLSMYLAALIGNFLIICIVVQNRHLHSPMYFFLVNLSFLDAGYISTTVPKSMANSIVNNKQISYSGCVTQVFFIAAFAIAEPLILTVMAYDRYVAICHPLKYTVIMNRNACFQMAAASWLSSAINAAVYTANTFSLRFCSSNIVRQFFCDIPQLLKISCSDTSTMIWNLLAVTVIVGSFCFGFVFVSYGYIFSAVFKMQSVQARHKTFSTCIPHMTVFSLFLTTGIFSYLRPRSLSSAPVDLLSALPYAVLPPLLNPIIYCLRNSSWQLSVSKDYGIAL; the protein is encoded by the coding sequence atggaaaaccaaacaagcATCACAGAATTCCTTCTTCTGGGATTTTCAGATCTTCGTGAGCTACAGATTCTACACTTCCTGGTCTTTCTCTCCATGTACCTCGCAGCCCTGATTGGCAATTTTCTCATTATTTGCATAGTAGTCCAGAATCGGCATCTTCAcagccccatgtatttcttcctggtcAACCTCTCCTTTCTAGATGCTGGCTACATTTCAACCACGGTTCCAAAATCcatggccaactccattgtcaacAATAAACAGATTTCCTACTCTGGGTGCGTCACCCAGGTTTTCTTCATTGCCGCATTTGCAATCGCCGAGCCACTTATCCTCACTGTCATGGCTTACGACCGCTATGTTGCCATCTGTCATCCTTTAAAGTACACCGTGATCATGAACCGGAACGCCTGCTTTCAAATGGCCGCGGCTTCTTGGCTCAGCAGCGCAATCAACGCCGCAGTGTATACCGCAAACACATTCAGCTTACGTTTCTGCTCATCCAACATCGTTCGACAATTTTTCTGTGACATCCCTCAGTTGCTGAAGATCTCTTGCTCAGATACAAGCACCATGATCTGGAACCTTCTTGCTGTGACAGTCATTGTGGGTTCTTTTTGCTTTGGGTTCGTATTTGTATCATATGGTTATATCTTCTCTGCTGTGTTCAAGATGCAGTCAGTTCAAGCCAGGCATAAGACCTTCTCAACGTGCATCCCCCACATGACCGTCTTCAGCTTATTTCTGACCACAGGCATTTTCAGTTACCTTCGGCCCAGATCTTTGTCCTCTGCCCCTGTGGATTTGCTGTCTGCTCTTCCGTATGCAGTTTTGCCACCACTTCTGAACCCTATCATTTATTGCCTGAGAAACagtagttggcaactttcagtctcgaaagactatggtatcgcgctctga